From one Cupriavidus oxalaticus genomic stretch:
- a CDS encoding SDR family NAD(P)-dependent oxidoreductase, giving the protein MSQIDPNLLKDKVAVITGAGRGIGRTIALAYASAGAAVVCSARSEADIGQTAALIREAGGRAIAQTVDVADYETVASLFRRASDTFGGVDIVVANAGVALEQRRIADGDPALWRKTIDINLTGAYHTAHAAIPHLRRRGTGKIIMIGSGQRKRPNAGFSAYSCSKSGLWMLTQSLALELQEDNISVNELIPGPVRTDMTRDVAAPPGEWFKDPADVVPLALFLAGMPDFGPSAQSYSLMRRA; this is encoded by the coding sequence ATGAGCCAGATCGACCCCAACCTGCTCAAGGACAAAGTTGCCGTGATCACCGGCGCGGGCCGCGGCATCGGACGCACCATTGCACTGGCCTATGCCAGCGCCGGTGCTGCGGTGGTATGCAGCGCCCGCAGCGAAGCCGACATCGGGCAGACAGCCGCGCTGATCCGCGAAGCGGGTGGCCGGGCCATTGCCCAGACCGTAGACGTGGCGGACTACGAGACCGTCGCGAGCCTGTTCCGGCGCGCCAGCGATACCTTTGGCGGTGTCGATATCGTCGTGGCCAATGCCGGTGTCGCGCTCGAGCAGCGCAGGATCGCTGACGGCGATCCCGCGCTCTGGCGCAAGACCATCGATATCAACCTGACCGGTGCCTACCACACTGCCCATGCCGCCATTCCCCACCTGCGGCGCCGCGGCACCGGCAAGATCATCATGATCGGTTCCGGCCAGCGCAAGCGGCCCAACGCGGGCTTTTCGGCCTACTCGTGCTCCAAGAGCGGCCTGTGGATGCTTACCCAGTCGCTGGCGTTGGAGCTCCAGGAGGACAACATCAGCGTCAATGAGCTGATACCGGGGCCGGTCAGGACGGACATGACGCGCGACGTTGCCGCGCCGCCCGGCGAATGGTTCAAGGATCCCGCGGACGTCGTCCCGCTTGCCCTGTTCCTGGCCGGCATGCCTGATTTCGGCCCCAGCGCGCAGAGCTACAGCCTGATGCGCCGCGCCTGA
- a CDS encoding AraC family transcriptional regulator — protein sequence MARSVGVDPLQILAKVGLPPGCLDAGDNLVCASAVCRLLEMTAAASDAEDFGLRMGEGRQLSVLGPLGMAVRDSRTLRDALGAMVRYITLHSEALFLGVEEREGALVIRVSLMVEHSGPTRQADEMVVLSLYRMLQELIGPRWRARRICLSHGAPSNPASHARVFGRPVDFGCDFNGIVCDLKDMEAVPCSARPELAQYAHAYLDSLTARAALSMTEKVRRMVLSLLPSGNCSVERVASQLGVDRRTVHRKLLQEGSTFSSILDEVRASLAVQYLRHAERPVSYVAVLLGFSMQSAFSRWFRDHFGCSPSAWRSDGAQSAGPVARQVLVAASTEQRV from the coding sequence GTGGCCCGCTCGGTTGGGGTGGATCCACTGCAAATCCTGGCAAAAGTGGGGCTGCCGCCAGGCTGCCTGGACGCCGGCGACAACCTGGTCTGCGCCAGCGCAGTCTGCCGGCTTCTCGAAATGACCGCCGCAGCCTCCGATGCCGAAGACTTCGGCCTGCGCATGGGGGAGGGCCGTCAACTATCGGTTCTCGGGCCCCTCGGCATGGCCGTGCGTGATTCGCGGACGCTGCGCGATGCGCTTGGTGCGATGGTGCGCTACATCACGCTGCACAGCGAGGCTCTGTTCCTCGGCGTGGAGGAACGGGAGGGCGCTCTTGTCATCCGCGTGTCGCTGATGGTCGAGCATTCCGGGCCGACACGCCAGGCCGACGAAATGGTAGTGCTTTCGCTTTACCGGATGCTCCAGGAACTGATCGGTCCACGGTGGCGCGCGCGCCGTATCTGCCTTTCGCATGGCGCCCCAAGCAATCCGGCATCGCACGCGCGCGTGTTCGGCCGGCCGGTGGATTTCGGTTGCGACTTTAACGGCATTGTCTGCGATCTGAAGGACATGGAGGCAGTGCCGTGCTCCGCGCGCCCGGAGCTGGCGCAGTACGCCCATGCCTATCTGGACTCGCTGACTGCGCGTGCGGCCCTGTCCATGACCGAAAAAGTCCGGCGCATGGTGCTGTCCTTGCTCCCTTCGGGAAACTGCAGTGTGGAGCGCGTCGCCAGCCAGCTTGGCGTCGACCGGCGCACGGTCCACCGCAAGCTGCTGCAGGAAGGCTCGACCTTCAGCAGCATTCTCGATGAGGTCCGGGCCTCGCTGGCGGTGCAGTATCTCCGGCATGCGGAACGCCCGGTCAGCTACGTGGCCGTGTTGCTCGGGTTTTCGATGCAGAGCGCGTTCTCGCGCTGGTTCCGCGATCATTTTGGCTGCAGCCCCAGTGCATGGCGCAGCGATGGCGCGCAGTCGGCCGGGCCCGTTGCACGGCAAGTGCTGGTGGCGGCAAGCACGGAGCAGCGCGTCTAG
- a CDS encoding SDR family NAD(P)-dependent oxidoreductase: MIHPDIDSYESLPDARPRLQDFQGKTAIITGAASGIGLALADTLAARGADLALADIDAHGLDAARERLASTGRRICTRVLDVSSDADVRDAAAEFAAKLGRIHLVFNNAGIDMSGELASLSEQDWTRAFGINVFGVIHGIRHFLPLLRRHGEPAHFVATASGAGFWVNGNFPMGAYAATKYSVVALCEALEQELDGTGIGVSVLCPGPVKTLIAARSSHASESFKASIAAGTAPELVASQALEAIRAGEFYIFTPTRMRPRLEARFARILGALERAPAIATGAPPA, encoded by the coding sequence ATGATTCATCCTGACATCGACAGCTACGAATCCCTGCCGGACGCGCGACCCCGCCTTCAGGACTTTCAGGGCAAGACGGCAATCATCACGGGCGCCGCGTCCGGCATCGGCCTCGCGCTGGCCGATACACTGGCGGCGCGCGGTGCCGACCTTGCGCTGGCCGACATCGACGCGCACGGACTTGACGCTGCACGCGAGCGGCTCGCATCGACCGGCAGGCGCATCTGCACGCGCGTACTGGATGTTTCCTCCGACGCGGACGTGCGCGATGCGGCGGCGGAGTTCGCGGCAAAACTGGGGCGCATCCACCTGGTCTTCAACAATGCCGGCATCGATATGAGCGGCGAACTGGCATCGCTGTCCGAGCAGGACTGGACACGCGCGTTCGGCATCAACGTGTTTGGCGTGATTCACGGCATCCGTCACTTCCTGCCGCTGCTGCGGCGGCACGGCGAGCCAGCCCATTTCGTCGCAACGGCGTCAGGCGCTGGCTTCTGGGTGAACGGCAACTTTCCGATGGGAGCGTACGCAGCCACCAAATACAGCGTCGTGGCCCTCTGCGAGGCACTAGAGCAGGAGCTCGACGGCACCGGCATTGGCGTCTCGGTGCTTTGTCCGGGTCCGGTGAAGACCCTCATCGCCGCACGCTCAAGCCATGCCAGCGAATCGTTCAAGGCCAGTATTGCCGCTGGCACGGCGCCGGAACTGGTGGCCAGCCAGGCACTGGAGGCCATTCGCGCGGGCGAGTTCTATATCTTCACGCCGACACGCATGCGGCCGCGGCTGGAAGCGCGATTCGCGCGGATTCTCGGCGCACTGGAGCGCGCACCTGCCATCGCCACCGGAGCGCCCCCGGCATGA
- a CDS encoding NADP-dependent oxidoreductase, producing the protein MKTMNRRWILRQRPVGDIGDNDLQLVEAPLPQPRDGEILVRNIYLMVAPTNRVWMSDIDQYMAPVALGEVMRGVTMGVVVESHHPDFKPGDIVEGGMAWEEYSVTRTARRVPVEYGLPLHAYASVLGSSGMTAYFGMLDIARPKAGETIVVSAAAGGVGSIAGQIGKILGCRVVGVAGGQGKCRFVMDEFGLDACIDYKAGNVLADLRAACPDGIDIDFENVGGDTMDAVLALINPGARIALCGMISTYNASGDWWSPKMFRNVIMKRARIEGFLISDYRPRFHEAVEAMAKWVRDGQLKYRVDVIEGIEQAPAALNRLFTGKNIGKQLVRLAPESVIG; encoded by the coding sequence ATGAAGACAATGAACCGGCGCTGGATCCTCAGGCAGCGCCCCGTCGGCGATATCGGCGACAACGATCTGCAGCTCGTGGAAGCGCCGCTGCCACAACCGCGGGACGGCGAGATCCTGGTGCGCAACATCTATCTCATGGTGGCGCCGACCAACCGTGTCTGGATGAGCGATATCGACCAGTACATGGCCCCGGTGGCGCTTGGCGAGGTGATGCGCGGCGTCACCATGGGCGTGGTCGTGGAGTCCCATCACCCGGACTTCAAGCCTGGCGACATTGTCGAAGGCGGCATGGCGTGGGAAGAGTATTCGGTAACAAGAACTGCCCGGCGCGTCCCGGTGGAGTACGGCCTGCCCCTGCATGCCTATGCGAGCGTGCTGGGCAGCTCCGGCATGACGGCCTATTTCGGCATGCTCGACATTGCCAGGCCCAAGGCTGGCGAAACCATTGTGGTGTCGGCCGCCGCAGGCGGCGTCGGCTCGATCGCCGGCCAGATCGGCAAGATACTCGGCTGCCGGGTGGTGGGCGTTGCGGGCGGCCAGGGCAAATGCCGGTTCGTCATGGATGAGTTTGGCCTGGATGCCTGTATCGACTACAAGGCGGGCAACGTGCTTGCCGACCTTCGCGCCGCCTGCCCGGACGGCATCGACATCGATTTCGAGAACGTGGGCGGGGACACCATGGACGCCGTGCTGGCACTGATCAACCCGGGTGCCCGTATCGCGCTATGCGGAATGATCTCGACTTACAACGCGAGCGGTGACTGGTGGAGCCCGAAGATGTTCCGCAACGTCATCATGAAACGCGCCCGCATCGAAGGGTTCCTCATTTCGGACTACCGGCCGAGGTTCCACGAAGCCGTGGAGGCCATGGCGAAATGGGTCAGGGACGGCCAGCTCAAGTACCGGGTCGACGTCATTGAGGGCATCGAGCAGGCGCCCGCCGCCCTGAACCGCCTGTTTACCGGCAAGAACATCGGCAAGCAGCTTGTCCGCCTTGCCCCCGAATCCGTCATCGGCTGA
- a CDS encoding serine hydrolase domain-containing protein, whose protein sequence is MPLTHALDYADTPEEVGLSARRLQSISLVINADVDRRKIPGAVVLVARKGRIAWFDAFGFEHADTPSRPMQRNSVFRIAAMTRPVVGVAALILMEEGRLALNDPVERYIPEFARLQVGVESADANTGERRLALEPMRRAMNVHDLFRHTSGLTYGQFGDSLVQRQYRDSGLMDPGQTNAEMVAKLAAIPLQCQPGEVFEYGMSTDVLGRIVEIVSGMDLARFVAERVARPLRMHATGFRLIRQDGAGLALPSGASGKSTALFDYDEQDPPRWHSGGAGLLSTAGDYARFCQMLLNGGVLDGVRLLSRKTVELMLGNHLPWSTRFGNSTTGLGINAPLPELGQGHGLTVGVRTARGLSPVPGSVGDFYWGGALGTYFWADPQEQLLAILMLQENDLATRVGYRSLLRNIVYGALED, encoded by the coding sequence TTGCCTCTCACCCATGCCCTGGACTATGCCGACACCCCCGAAGAGGTGGGGCTGTCCGCGCGGCGGCTGCAGTCGATCTCGTTGGTGATCAATGCGGATGTCGACCGGCGCAAGATCCCGGGCGCTGTCGTGCTTGTTGCGCGCAAAGGCCGCATCGCCTGGTTCGATGCGTTTGGCTTCGAGCATGCGGATACCCCGTCGCGTCCGATGCAGCGCAATTCGGTCTTCCGCATTGCAGCGATGACGCGGCCCGTCGTCGGCGTGGCGGCGCTGATATTGATGGAAGAGGGCCGGCTGGCCCTGAACGACCCGGTCGAGCGCTACATCCCCGAGTTCGCCCGCCTACAGGTCGGCGTCGAGTCGGCCGATGCGAATACCGGGGAGCGCCGCCTTGCGCTCGAGCCCATGCGCCGCGCCATGAACGTTCACGACCTGTTCCGGCACACCTCCGGTCTGACATACGGGCAATTCGGCGATTCGCTGGTGCAGCGCCAGTATCGCGATAGCGGCCTGATGGATCCCGGACAGACCAATGCCGAGATGGTCGCGAAGCTGGCGGCCATCCCGCTGCAATGCCAGCCGGGCGAGGTGTTCGAATATGGCATGTCCACCGACGTGCTTGGCCGCATTGTCGAGATCGTCTCGGGCATGGACCTCGCTCGCTTCGTCGCGGAGCGCGTGGCGCGGCCACTGCGCATGCATGCAACAGGCTTCCGGTTGATCAGGCAGGACGGCGCGGGCCTGGCGCTGCCCTCCGGCGCATCCGGCAAATCCACCGCCCTGTTCGACTACGACGAGCAGGACCCGCCTCGCTGGCATTCCGGGGGCGCCGGCCTGCTGTCCACGGCCGGCGACTACGCGCGGTTCTGCCAGATGCTGCTCAACGGCGGTGTGCTCGATGGCGTGCGCCTGCTCTCCAGGAAAACCGTCGAATTGATGCTTGGCAACCACCTGCCCTGGTCCACGCGCTTTGGCAATTCGACAACAGGGCTCGGCATCAACGCACCATTGCCCGAACTCGGCCAGGGCCATGGCCTGACAGTGGGTGTGCGCACCGCGCGGGGGTTGAGCCCGGTGCCGGGTTCGGTCGGCGATTTCTACTGGGGCGGCGCGCTCGGGACCTATTTCTGGGCGGATCCGCAAGAGCAGCTGCTCGCCATCCTGATGCTTCAGGAAAACGACCTGGCGACGCGCGTCGGATACCGGTCCCTGTTACGCAACATCGTATACGGCGCGCTGGAAGACTGA
- a CDS encoding tripartite tricarboxylate transporter substrate binding protein — protein sequence MQIRPALNCVRRAAVCAVLALSMPVAMAWTNKPVRVLIPAPAGGTMDVLARVLSEALTAELGQPVVVDNKPGAGGSIAINTMLAAPADGQTILVSTTNVLTEIPHVMKTSFDPIKDVKPVAAVARSTLVLVGSTSLPPKDLPGLVSYAKAHSGQLSFASYSAGTVAHYAGLIMNQRAGMDLQHVPFAGSPPALTQVMGGQIAVMYDGMVTSLPMIKAGKLQAYALAAKQRSPLLPQVPTFAELGYPDIDFNNWAGVFVSSRVPSDVVQKIQAAVYKAASTSKVQDRILGLGFETVPAQTLAQLGQALRAEYDRNAAIVKANNIQP from the coding sequence ATGCAAATCCGCCCTGCCCTGAACTGCGTGCGCCGCGCCGCCGTTTGCGCTGTCCTGGCCCTGTCCATGCCCGTCGCCATGGCATGGACCAACAAGCCGGTCCGGGTACTGATCCCTGCGCCTGCCGGCGGCACCATGGATGTGCTGGCACGCGTGCTGTCCGAAGCGCTCACGGCGGAACTGGGCCAGCCCGTGGTGGTCGATAACAAGCCGGGCGCCGGCGGCAGCATTGCGATCAACACCATGCTGGCGGCGCCGGCTGACGGGCAGACCATCCTGGTGTCGACCACCAACGTGCTCACGGAAATCCCGCATGTGATGAAGACGTCCTTCGATCCAATAAAGGACGTGAAGCCCGTGGCCGCAGTGGCCAGGTCGACCCTCGTGCTGGTCGGGTCGACGAGCCTGCCGCCCAAGGACCTGCCAGGCCTGGTCAGCTATGCGAAGGCCCATTCGGGCCAGCTCAGTTTTGCTTCCTACAGCGCAGGCACGGTCGCCCACTATGCCGGTCTGATCATGAACCAGAGAGCTGGCATGGATCTGCAGCACGTGCCTTTTGCCGGCTCTCCCCCGGCGCTGACACAGGTCATGGGCGGACAGATCGCCGTGATGTACGACGGGATGGTGACCTCGCTGCCGATGATCAAGGCCGGCAAGCTGCAGGCCTATGCCCTGGCCGCGAAACAGCGTTCGCCGCTACTGCCACAGGTCCCGACCTTTGCCGAGCTGGGCTATCCGGACATTGACTTCAACAACTGGGCGGGCGTGTTCGTATCGTCCAGGGTGCCGTCAGACGTGGTCCAGAAGATCCAGGCTGCCGTCTACAAGGCAGCCTCGACGTCCAAGGTGCAGGACCGGATTCTCGGGCTCGGCTTCGAGACCGTGCCAGCGCAAACCCTGGCTCAGCTTGGTCAGGCCTTGCGCGCCGAATACGATCGCAATGCCGCCATCGTGAAGGCCAATAACATCCAGCCCTGA
- a CDS encoding AraC family transcriptional regulator: MSTLIRTGVLTHYFKVAKQLDLEPRPLLRKLGLSSEMLADPEHWISGSAAVTLLEESARLTQCPTFGLRMADLWQLSDLGVVSVLLTHQRTLRDALGTMVQYRHLMNEFLVIRIEETGRKVIVREDVVADEAGPTMQSVELALGTLSRMCSTLIGTSWHPLSVHFTHDAPDDLRLHRRIFGGKLEFASAFNGLICRAADLDLPNPIADPVMARHAQRLLAGLPGANEPSIVLEVRKAIYLMLPAGRATIEQVAQGLGMNVRTLQRQLEGAGKVFSDMVNGVRRDLVTHYMDNRTYSLGRIAESLGYSAYGSFVRWFTAQFGMTPTQWRSMKLRSLR; this comes from the coding sequence ATGAGCACATTGATTCGCACTGGCGTGCTGACCCACTATTTCAAGGTTGCGAAGCAACTGGACCTTGAACCGCGGCCGTTGCTGCGCAAGCTGGGGTTGAGCAGCGAGATGCTTGCAGACCCGGAACACTGGATTTCCGGGAGTGCCGCCGTAACCTTGCTGGAAGAGTCAGCGCGACTCACGCAATGCCCGACGTTCGGGCTGCGTATGGCCGACCTGTGGCAGCTGTCCGACCTCGGCGTCGTCAGCGTATTGCTCACGCATCAAAGAACGCTGCGCGACGCGCTTGGAACCATGGTTCAGTATCGCCACCTGATGAATGAATTCCTGGTCATCCGTATTGAGGAGACCGGCAGGAAGGTCATCGTGCGCGAGGACGTCGTCGCGGATGAGGCCGGGCCGACCATGCAGTCCGTCGAGCTGGCACTGGGCACACTGTCACGCATGTGCAGCACACTGATCGGCACGTCCTGGCATCCCCTCAGCGTCCATTTCACTCATGACGCTCCCGATGATCTGCGGCTGCACCGCCGCATCTTCGGGGGGAAGCTGGAGTTTGCAAGCGCTTTCAATGGCTTGATCTGCCGCGCTGCCGACCTGGACTTGCCCAACCCGATTGCCGACCCGGTCATGGCACGCCATGCGCAACGCCTGCTTGCAGGCCTGCCGGGCGCCAACGAGCCGTCGATTGTGCTCGAGGTGCGCAAGGCCATCTATCTGATGCTTCCGGCAGGACGCGCGACGATCGAGCAGGTTGCTCAGGGCCTGGGGATGAACGTGCGTACACTGCAGCGCCAACTCGAAGGCGCTGGAAAGGTCTTCTCAGACATGGTCAATGGCGTAAGGCGCGATCTCGTTACCCACTATATGGACAACAGAACTTACTCGCTTGGACGCATTGCCGAATCGCTTGGCTACTCTGCTTATGGCTCGTTCGTCCGCTGGTTCACGGCGCAGTTCGGCATGACGCCGACGCAGTGGCGCAGCATGAAGCTGCGAAGCTTGAGATGA
- a CDS encoding 3-keto-5-aminohexanoate cleavage protein, giving the protein MQFLDDSLHPENMDKVVITVAPYGPEWMPEDFPEDIPVTMEEQIQKAVDCYEAGASVLHLHVREPDGKGSKRLSMFNELIAGVRKAVPDMIIQVGGSISFAPEDEGQAAKWLDDDTRHALADLDPKPDQVTVALNTIQMNIMELIYPEFYENTHMANPAVYDAYREMIVPAGPAWAEEHLRRLQEAGIQPHFQLVGMHALETLDRMVRRGLYKGPLNLTCIGIGGGHHGPHPYNLFDFIQRAPDGCTITSESLFKNVLPWNTMALAMGMHVRCGIEDTLIDQHGNRFTSVQQIQQTVRIAKELGREIADGKEAREIYRIGTWYDDVDETLAANGMTPNRKPGVKNVPLRNAA; this is encoded by the coding sequence ATGCAATTTCTGGATGACTCGCTGCACCCCGAGAACATGGACAAGGTGGTCATCACCGTGGCTCCGTACGGCCCGGAGTGGATGCCGGAAGATTTCCCCGAAGACATCCCCGTGACCATGGAAGAGCAGATCCAGAAAGCGGTGGATTGCTATGAGGCCGGCGCCAGCGTGCTGCACCTGCACGTACGTGAGCCGGATGGCAAGGGATCCAAGCGCCTGTCCATGTTCAACGAACTGATCGCCGGCGTGCGTAAGGCGGTGCCGGACATGATCATCCAGGTCGGCGGCTCGATCTCGTTCGCACCGGAAGATGAAGGCCAGGCCGCGAAGTGGCTGGATGATGACACGCGTCACGCGCTGGCGGATCTCGACCCCAAGCCGGACCAGGTGACGGTAGCACTCAACACCATCCAGATGAACATCATGGAGCTGATCTACCCGGAGTTCTACGAGAACACGCACATGGCCAACCCGGCCGTCTACGACGCCTACCGTGAAATGATCGTTCCGGCCGGCCCGGCCTGGGCGGAAGAGCACCTGCGCCGCCTGCAGGAAGCCGGCATCCAGCCGCACTTTCAGCTGGTGGGCATGCATGCGCTCGAAACGCTGGACCGCATGGTGCGCAGGGGCCTCTACAAGGGCCCGCTGAACCTTACCTGCATCGGCATCGGTGGCGGCCACCACGGACCGCATCCGTACAACCTGTTCGACTTCATCCAGCGGGCGCCGGACGGCTGCACCATCACCTCGGAGTCATTGTTCAAGAACGTACTGCCGTGGAACACGATGGCGCTGGCAATGGGTATGCACGTGCGCTGCGGCATCGAGGACACCCTCATCGATCAGCACGGCAATCGCTTCACCTCGGTGCAGCAGATCCAGCAGACCGTGCGTATCGCCAAGGAGTTGGGCCGCGAGATCGCCGATGGCAAGGAAGCGCGGGAAATCTACCGCATCGGCACCTGGTACGACGATGTCGATGAAACCCTGGCCGCCAACGGCATGACCCCGAACCGCAAGCCTGGTGTCAAGAACGTGCCGCTGCGCAACGCAGCCTGA
- a CDS encoding SDR family NAD(P)-dependent oxidoreductase, whose translation MTRTVVLVTGATSGIGRATALAFGRDGAQVVCSGRNATAGAALVSQLRELGAEAEFVPADVANEEQVRQLVEHTVTRFGRLDVAVNSAGTEGTPGSIVDQTVESYAATFDANVLGTFLSMKYELRVMLEQKEGVVINLSSTMGSRGNAQNPMYVASKHAIEGLTKAAALDAARSNVRVNAVAPGPIETGMLDRIAGGAEKVAAVAASIPAGRIGTPEEVADAIVFLASPRSRYITGQIVAVNGGKTAM comes from the coding sequence ATGACTCGTACCGTCGTTCTCGTTACGGGAGCCACGTCTGGAATCGGCCGCGCAACCGCGCTTGCATTTGGCCGTGATGGGGCACAAGTGGTTTGCTCCGGCCGCAATGCCACCGCAGGCGCCGCACTTGTGTCACAACTCCGGGAGCTCGGTGCCGAAGCCGAGTTCGTGCCCGCTGACGTAGCTAATGAGGAGCAGGTCCGCCAACTTGTCGAGCACACCGTCACCCGCTTTGGACGGCTCGATGTCGCAGTGAACAGTGCCGGGACGGAAGGCACGCCAGGGTCGATCGTTGACCAGACGGTGGAATCCTATGCAGCGACCTTCGACGCCAATGTCCTTGGGACGTTCCTGAGCATGAAGTACGAGTTGCGCGTCATGCTGGAGCAGAAGGAGGGCGTTGTGATCAACCTCTCCTCCACCATGGGAAGCCGCGGCAACGCACAGAATCCGATGTATGTGGCCAGCAAGCACGCAATCGAAGGCTTGACCAAGGCCGCAGCACTCGATGCGGCCAGATCGAATGTACGAGTGAATGCGGTTGCCCCTGGACCGATCGAGACCGGGATGCTGGATCGCATCGCGGGAGGCGCCGAGAAAGTTGCGGCAGTTGCCGCGAGTATCCCGGCGGGTCGCATCGGGACCCCGGAGGAGGTCGCCGACGCCATCGTGTTCCTGGCCTCCCCACGGTCCAGGTACATAACGGGCCAGATTGTCGCAGTCAATGGCGGCAAGACAGCGATGTAG
- a CDS encoding quinone oxidoreductase family protein, translating into MAKAIRFYETGSADVLKLETVEVGNPGPGQARVRHSYIAVNFIDIYFRTGHYPLDLPNGLGSDAVGVVEAVGPGVTDIRVGDRVGYLLGPQGAYSDVRVMPAEWLIPLPDGVSDRVASTLIMKGMTAQYLFRQVYPLKGGETILYHAAAGGVGLIACQWARALGVNMIGTVSTDEKAELARANGCSHVIVTSRENIVDRVMEITDGKKVPVVFDSVGKSTLDASLSCLQVRGTLVSNGTTSGPVEIDSRTLAAKGSLWVTRPAMVHYATPRSHMLAMASEVFDMVIAGKITSEPKQQFALEEAAQAHRALENRQTSGATVLVP; encoded by the coding sequence ATGGCAAAAGCAATCCGGTTCTACGAGACGGGCAGCGCAGACGTGCTCAAGCTCGAGACCGTGGAAGTCGGCAACCCCGGCCCCGGCCAGGCGCGCGTGCGGCACAGCTACATCGCCGTCAATTTCATCGATATCTATTTCCGCACCGGCCACTACCCACTGGACCTGCCCAATGGCCTCGGCTCTGATGCCGTGGGTGTGGTCGAGGCAGTGGGCCCCGGCGTCACCGACATCCGCGTGGGCGACCGCGTGGGCTACCTGCTCGGCCCGCAGGGCGCCTACTCGGACGTGCGGGTCATGCCTGCCGAGTGGCTGATCCCGCTGCCGGACGGCGTCTCCGACCGCGTCGCCTCGACGCTCATCATGAAGGGCATGACGGCGCAATACCTGTTCCGCCAGGTCTACCCGCTCAAGGGCGGCGAAACCATCCTCTATCACGCCGCAGCCGGCGGCGTGGGCCTGATCGCCTGCCAGTGGGCACGCGCGCTTGGCGTGAACATGATCGGGACGGTCAGCACCGACGAGAAGGCGGAGCTTGCCAGGGCCAACGGCTGTTCGCACGTCATCGTCACCTCGCGCGAGAACATCGTCGATCGCGTGATGGAAATTACCGACGGCAAGAAGGTTCCGGTGGTGTTCGATTCGGTCGGCAAGTCGACGCTGGACGCCTCGCTGTCCTGCCTGCAGGTGCGCGGCACGCTGGTCAGCAACGGCACGACTTCTGGCCCCGTCGAGATCGACAGCCGCACGCTCGCGGCGAAGGGCTCGCTCTGGGTCACGCGTCCGGCCATGGTCCACTATGCCACCCCGCGCTCGCACATGCTCGCCATGGCCAGCGAGGTGTTCGACATGGTGATAGCCGGAAAGATCACCAGCGAGCCGAAGCAGCAGTTTGCGCTGGAAGAGGCCGCGCAGGCCCATCGCGCGCTGGAAAACAGGCAGACGAGCGGTGCCACCGTACTGGTGCCGTAA